In Thermotomaculum hydrothermale, a single genomic region encodes these proteins:
- a CDS encoding M23 family metallopeptidase produces MDKLIDFVFKNKYRVVFYLFLFFYLTLGILFFASLKFDFFRCTPKNDKNLLKAITNNQADLWYFGEILPYKGFEDSIMAVDGVKLYQALKIVNSLRNYVDFRFLKAGEKFRFKLSKDGKVVERFIYCPNPVIFHILEWDYKSGKYIYSKKVLPTKIRYKLIEGELKTTLNDALKETGVSDNVRNTVNNVIECFVPIRTSARRGDKFKVLLEERVFDGRVVLPEKVLYACYNGKKTGRKEAFYYREADEKSSYNGHYSADGKALIASAFRYPLRRIHVTSTFGWRRHPVTGKRSFHNGVDYRARVGEPVFAVYNGVVIQTGYSKYNGKFIVIKHPGNIKTYYLHLSRILVRKGLNVKAGQIIGRTGATGRVNGPHLHFGIRDARGKWVNPLLKRMIATPKLKGKRLKEFKKQVEEIRKILKSIEKEKLKG; encoded by the coding sequence ATGGATAAATTAATTGATTTTGTATTTAAAAATAAATATAGAGTTGTTTTTTATCTTTTTCTATTTTTTTACCTTACTTTGGGGATTTTATTTTTTGCCTCATTGAAGTTTGATTTTTTTAGATGCACACCTAAAAACGACAAAAATCTATTGAAGGCAATAACAAACAATCAGGCAGATTTATGGTATTTTGGAGAGATTCTTCCATATAAGGGGTTTGAAGATTCAATAATGGCTGTTGATGGGGTTAAACTCTATCAGGCTTTAAAAATAGTTAACTCTTTGAGAAATTATGTTGATTTCCGATTTTTAAAAGCCGGGGAGAAATTTCGCTTTAAACTCTCAAAGGATGGAAAGGTTGTTGAAAGGTTTATCTATTGTCCAAATCCCGTTATATTTCATATTCTTGAGTGGGATTACAAAAGTGGTAAATATATTTATTCTAAAAAAGTATTGCCAACAAAGATAAGGTATAAATTGATAGAGGGAGAATTAAAGACAACTTTAAACGATGCTTTGAAAGAAACAGGTGTTAGTGATAATGTCAGGAATACTGTAAACAATGTAATTGAGTGTTTCGTTCCAATTAGAACTTCTGCAAGAAGGGGAGATAAGTTTAAAGTATTGCTTGAAGAGAGGGTTTTTGATGGAAGGGTTGTACTTCCTGAAAAGGTTTTGTATGCCTGTTACAACGGAAAGAAGACAGGCAGGAAAGAGGCTTTTTACTATAGAGAGGCAGATGAGAAATCTTCTTACAACGGGCATTACTCTGCCGACGGGAAAGCATTGATTGCCTCTGCATTTCGTTATCCTTTAAGGAGAATTCATGTAACTTCAACATTTGGCTGGAGAAGGCATCCTGTGACAGGGAAAAGGAGTTTTCACAATGGGGTGGATTACAGGGCAAGGGTTGGAGAGCCTGTTTTTGCAGTTTACAACGGGGTTGTTATTCAAACAGGCTATTCAAAATACAATGGGAAGTTTATTGTTATAAAGCATCCTGGGAATATTAAGACCTATTACCTTCATTTAAGCCGCATTCTTGTTAGAAAGGGCTTAAATGTTAAGGCAGGGCAGATTATAGGCAGAACAGGGGCAACTGGAAGGGTTAATGGGCCACACCTTCACTTTGGGATAAGGGATGCAAGGGGAAAGTGGGTTAATCCTCTGTTAAAGAGAATGATTGCAACGCCTAAGTTAAAGGGAAAGAGGCTGAAAGAATTTAAAAAACAAGTGGAAGAGATTAGAAAAATCCTTAAAAGTATTGAGAAGGAAAAGTTAAAGGGTTAA
- a CDS encoding carboxyl transferase domain-containing protein: MPVIKSRINTKSEEFKKNYEHNKRLIEDLKEKLEWARKGGPEKAFKRLEQLNKLPARKRIELLLDEDSPFLELSTLAGYNLYQDEVPAGGIITGVGRVEGREVMIVANDPTVKGGCYYPITVKKHLRAQEIAEQNNLPCIYLVDSGGAFLPLQAEVFPDKEHFGRIFYNQARMSAKGITQISVVFGYCTAGGAYIPAMSDQTVIVKGTGTIFLGGPPLVKAATGEDVSAEELGGADVHCRISGVADHYAENEHHAILIARDIVKHLGKRERQSLKLETPEDPLYPADEILGIIPTDLKKNMDAYEIIARLVDGSRFFEFKKMYAPTIVTGFAHIYGIPVGILANNGVLFSESAFKATHFIELCCTENIPLLFLQNITGFIVGKKYEHQGIAKDGAKMVMAVSNANVPKITLIMGGSFGAGNYGMCGRAYNPRFLFMWPNGRISVMGGEQAASVLLTVKREQLKREGKELTKEEEEKIVNPILAKYEKEGHPYYSSARLWDDGILNPLTTREALGLALSASLNMPFAPTRFGVFRM, encoded by the coding sequence ATGCCTGTTATTAAATCAAGGATAAACACAAAATCAGAGGAATTTAAAAAGAATTACGAGCATAACAAAAGGCTTATAGAAGATTTAAAGGAAAAATTAGAGTGGGCAAGAAAAGGGGGACCAGAAAAGGCTTTTAAGAGGCTTGAGCAATTAAATAAATTACCGGCAAGAAAGAGGATAGAACTTCTTTTAGACGAAGACTCACCATTTTTAGAACTCTCAACATTGGCAGGATACAACCTTTATCAAGATGAAGTGCCGGCAGGGGGAATAATAACAGGTGTGGGAAGAGTTGAGGGAAGAGAGGTAATGATTGTTGCAAACGACCCAACTGTTAAAGGAGGATGCTATTACCCTATAACCGTAAAAAAACACCTTCGTGCACAGGAAATAGCAGAGCAAAACAACTTACCCTGCATTTACCTTGTTGATTCAGGTGGGGCATTCTTGCCCTTACAGGCTGAGGTTTTCCCTGACAAAGAGCATTTTGGAAGAATCTTTTATAATCAGGCAAGAATGTCTGCAAAGGGAATAACACAGATTTCTGTTGTATTTGGATACTGCACAGCAGGTGGGGCGTATATCCCTGCAATGAGCGACCAGACAGTAATAGTAAAAGGCACCGGTACAATATTCTTAGGGGGGCCACCTCTTGTAAAGGCGGCAACTGGGGAGGATGTATCTGCAGAGGAGTTAGGCGGTGCCGATGTTCACTGCAGGATTAGCGGAGTTGCAGACCACTATGCTGAAAACGAGCACCACGCAATTTTAATTGCAAGGGATATAGTTAAGCATTTAGGAAAAAGAGAAAGGCAAAGCCTCAAACTTGAAACCCCAGAAGACCCTCTGTACCCTGCCGATGAGATTTTAGGGATAATTCCAACTGATTTGAAAAAGAATATGGACGCTTACGAAATAATTGCCCGCCTTGTTGACGGAAGCAGGTTTTTTGAGTTTAAAAAGATGTATGCGCCAACAATAGTTACAGGCTTTGCACACATTTACGGAATACCTGTTGGAATTCTTGCAAATAACGGCGTGTTGTTCTCCGAAAGTGCATTTAAAGCAACGCATTTTATTGAGTTATGCTGCACAGAAAACATACCCCTTCTATTTTTGCAAAACATAACAGGCTTTATTGTTGGGAAAAAGTATGAACACCAGGGAATTGCAAAAGACGGAGCAAAAATGGTTATGGCTGTTTCAAACGCAAATGTGCCTAAAATTACCCTTATTATGGGTGGATCATTCGGCGCAGGCAACTACGGGATGTGCGGAAGGGCATACAACCCGAGATTTCTCTTTATGTGGCCAAACGGCAGAATTTCTGTTATGGGGGGAGAACAGGCTGCAAGCGTTCTCTTAACTGTAAAAAGAGAGCAATTAAAGAGGGAAGGAAAAGAACTTACAAAAGAGGAAGAGGAAAAAATAGTCAACCCCATACTTGCAAAGTATGAAAAGGAAGGCCATCCATACTATTCAAGTGCAAGGTTATGGGACGACGGGATACTGAATCCGCTTACAACAAGAGAAGCGTTAGGGCTTGCACTTTCAGCAAGCTTAAATATGCCATTTGCACCGACAAGGTTTGGAGTATTTAGAATGTAA
- a CDS encoding RNA recognition motif domain-containing protein, translated as MSQSIYVGNLPYSTREEELREVFEAHGNVENVKIIRDRETGRSRGFGFVEMSTEEETNAAINALNGSDLGGRTLKVSLSKPRENR; from the coding sequence ATGTCTCAGAGTATTTATGTTGGTAATCTGCCTTATTCCACAAGGGAAGAAGAGTTAAGGGAAGTTTTTGAAGCACACGGTAATGTTGAAAATGTTAAGATTATCAGAGATAGGGAAACAGGCAGGTCAAGAGGATTTGGTTTTGTTGAAATGTCAACTGAAGAAGAAACAAACGCAGCTATTAACGCTTTAAACGGCTCAGATCTGGGAGGAAGAACCTTAAAGGTTAGCCTTTCAAAACCAAGAGAAAACAGATAA
- a CDS encoding RNA recognition motif domain-containing protein, which produces MSQSIYVGNLPYNTQESDLREVFEAHGNVDNVKIIRDRETGRSRGFGFVEMSTEEETNAAITALNGSDLGGRNLKVSLSKPRNY; this is translated from the coding sequence ATGTCTCAGAGTATTTATGTTGGCAACCTGCCATACAACACACAGGAAAGCGATTTAAGGGAAGTTTTTGAAGCACACGGTAATGTTGATAATGTTAAGATTATCAGGGATAGGGAAACAGGCAGGTCAAGAGGATTTGGTTTTGTTGAAATGTCAACCGAAGAAGAAACTAACGCTGCTATTACAGCTTTAAACGGTTCTGACCTTGGAGGAAGGAACTTAAAGGTTAGCTTATCTAAACCAAGAAATTATTAA
- a CDS encoding FKBP-type peptidyl-prolyl cis-trans isomerase produces the protein MTKAQNGDKVRVHYTGTLDSGEVFDSSYEREPLEFVIGEGKLIPGFEKAVEGMEVGEKKNIKIPYQEAYGEKRDELMLEVPKTDLPEGLEPQVGMQFQLNTPTGGTIIAELTEVRDETVILDANHPLSGKDLNFEIELVEIVSPIIT, from the coding sequence ATGACCAAAGCACAAAATGGAGACAAAGTAAGGGTTCATTATACAGGAACTCTTGATAGTGGAGAGGTGTTTGATTCCTCTTATGAAAGAGAACCTTTAGAATTCGTTATTGGAGAAGGGAAACTTATTCCTGGATTTGAAAAAGCAGTTGAAGGTATGGAAGTTGGGGAAAAGAAAAATATTAAAATCCCTTATCAGGAAGCATACGGAGAAAAAAGAGATGAGCTTATGCTTGAAGTTCCTAAAACTGATTTGCCTGAAGGTTTAGAACCGCAAGTTGGAATGCAGTTTCAGTTAAACACTCCAACAGGGGGAACAATTATTGCTGAATTGACAGAGGTGAGGGATGAAACTGTTATTCTTGATGCAAACCATCCTCTTTCAGGGAAGGATTTGAATTTTGAGATTGAGCTTGTTGAAATAGTAAGCCCAATAATTACATAA
- a CDS encoding ankyrin repeat domain-containing protein translates to MKKRFFKRFSQVLLILILTFTMGCHLPNNKETAKEFINACKANNISEIKLMLAMGVDPDITDDGLTGLMVAAYNGYIELTQLLLKKGANVNKKYYGTMLAGLEGQTALYFAISGYAYYKKHDKQKAKRIEKIALLLVDKGIDINSKTEDRSNYLMQASWAGMESLIKKLIKKGIDVNYTIPDGFTALMVASKNGHFNIVKLLLEHGANPNLKVKKGEYKGYTALKLAEKKGYKDIVKLLKQYGAKEE, encoded by the coding sequence ATGAAAAAAAGATTTTTTAAAAGATTTTCCCAGGTATTATTGATTTTAATTTTAACATTTACAATGGGATGTCATCTCCCAAACAACAAAGAAACAGCAAAAGAATTTATAAATGCATGCAAAGCCAATAACATATCAGAAATAAAACTAATGCTTGCAATGGGAGTTGACCCTGATATAACAGATGATGGATTAACAGGTCTAATGGTTGCTGCGTATAATGGTTACATTGAATTAACCCAATTGCTTTTAAAGAAAGGGGCAAATGTAAATAAAAAATATTATGGGACAATGTTAGCTGGATTGGAAGGACAAACAGCCTTATACTTTGCAATAAGTGGTTACGCTTATTATAAAAAACATGACAAACAGAAGGCAAAACGAATAGAAAAAATTGCTCTCCTTTTAGTAGATAAAGGTATAGATATAAACTCTAAAACAGAGGATAGGAGTAATTATTTAATGCAAGCAAGCTGGGCAGGAATGGAATCTTTGATTAAGAAACTTATTAAAAAAGGAATTGATGTGAATTATACAATACCAGACGGATTTACTGCACTTATGGTGGCATCAAAAAATGGCCATTTTAATATTGTAAAACTATTGCTTGAACATGGAGCAAACCCGAACTTGAAGGTTAAAAAGGGAGAATATAAAGGTTACACAGCCTTGAAATTGGCAGAAAAGAAAGGTTACAAAGACATAGTAAAACTCCTCAAACAATACGGAGCAAAAGAGGAATAA